The DNA window TAATGGACTGCAAGGGATCGCCGTTGAGGTTGAAGTAGGCGTGGTTTGTCATGTTGATGACCGTAGGTTTATCGGTCACGGCCTCGTAGGCGATGTCGAGACGGTTGTCGGATGTCAGAGTGTAGGTGACTTTGGCAGTGACGTTTCCCGGGAAGTTGTTGTCACCGTCAGGCGAGTGCATGGTGAGGACTACTGTCGAGTCGTTGGGCTGTTCGGCATCATAGACCTGATATTGCCATCCGGTCGGACCGCCGTGCAGGCAGTGGCCGAAATTATTGGTCGGAAGCTGGATTGTGTCACCGTCGATTACGAAACGGCCCTGATTGATGCGGTTGGCATAGCGGCCGATGGCTGCGCTGAAGTCAGTCTGGTTGTTTTCGGGAAAGTAGGCTGCGATGCTGTCGAATCCGAGAACGACATCGCGCGGTTGGCCGTCGCGGTCGGGTACCATCAGCGATACTATGCGGCCGCCGAAGTTTGTGATGCAGGCTTCCATGCCGTTTGAATTGGCAAGTGTGTAGAGTGCGGTAGGTTTGCCGTTGTATTCTCCGGCGAATTTCGCAGGGTCGAGACCCGATTCCGTGAGTGTGGCTTCATTCTGACGGCTGCATGAGCCGGCGATGATCATAAGCCCTGCGCCTAAGGCCGCAACGTGAGGTAACATCCGTTTCATGGTGTGTTAATTGAGAGTTTTTTGATAGTTTTATGTTGTCTAAGTGTTTGGTTCATGGTTAAAACCGAATAAGTGTAAAAATCACACTTATTTTCGTCTACAAATATACAACCACTCTGCAATGTGACAAAAAAAATACTTATGTTCTACAACATAAAAACCTCCGTATCCCTGTCGGGACTACGGAGGTTGGTGTTTTTTAATTGAATTTTTTTACAAATATTGAAGATGTTAGTCTTCCTTGGATCGGTTCTTGGCTTTGGATTTGGATTTTGTTGCCGATGAATCCATGTCTTTTTCTTCCTGAAGGTCGATTTCGTTTCTGTCACGGTCGACGACACGATATTGGAGGTAGGCCAGTGATTCGTCCGGGATAATACGGAAGTTGAATCCGAATTCAAGCTGCCAGCGACGGTAGAGCGACGGGAATCCTTTTTTCAGATATGCGGAAACGAAAGGATGTACGTAGAGTATGAAATGCTTTACCTTTAGGGTTTTGACAAGGTAGTCGAGCTTCTCGTGGAGGGTGTCGGTGAACAGTAGCGACGGGCGGACTTTGCCTTTTCCGTGGCATGACGGACACTCTTCGGTCGTGTCGATGTCGAGAGCCGGACGCACTCGCTGGCGTGTGATCTGCATCAAGCCGAATTTGCTCAGTGGCAGGATGTTGTGGCGCGCACGGTCATTGGCCATCACTTCGCGCATGTGTTCATAGAGCTTCTGGCGGTGTTCGGCCTTGTTCATGTCGATGAAGTCGATGACAATGATGCCTCCCATGTCGCGGAGGCGGAGCTGACGGGCTATTTCGTCGGCGGCGCGGAGATTGACTTCAAGTGCGTTGCTTTCCTGATCGGGTGCGGCCTTTGAGCGGTTGCCGGAGTTCACGTCGATGACATGGAGGGCTTCAGTATGTTCGATGATTACGTAGGCACCCGATTTGAATGAAACGGTTTTGCCGAACGACGATTTGATCTGGCGCGTGATGTTGAAGTGGTCGAAGATAGGGGCGCTGTCTTCATACAGCTTTACGATATCCTTGCTTTCCGGCGAGATCAGATTGACGTATTTTGATATTTGGCTGAAGATTTCCTTGTCGTTGACATGGATGCTTTCGAACGTGGGGCTGAACACATCTCGCAGCATCCCGACTATTCGGCTCTCCTCTTCGAAGATTAGGGCGGGGGCGGTTGCCGACCGGGCTTTGGCGACGGTTTCATCCCAGCAACGGAGCAGAGTTTTAAGCTCATGGTGGAGTTCACGCACGCTTTTGCCTTCGGCTGAAGTGCGGATTATGACTCCGAAATTTTTGGGCTTGATGCTCTCGATGAGCTGGCGCAGACGGAGTTTCTCCTCCGTAGTCTTGATTTTCTGAGAGATTGAGATTTTATCGCCGAATGGAATCAGCACCATGTATCGTCCCGTGAAGGTGATTTCCGTTGTCAGTCGCGGGCCTTTTGATGATATTGGCTCTTTGACAATCTGCACCATCAGTTCCTGCCCCGGCTGAAGCACGTTGGTGATTGAACCGTGTTTGTCGATATCGGGCAGACGTTTGATTTTTGGGACGGTGATGTCGTTTTTTTTGTCGACGATTGCGTCTTTCAGGAATGAGGAATAGGTAGAGAATTGGGAACCGAGATCCAAGTAATGAAGAAAAGCATCTTTTTCGTAGCCTACGTTGACGAATGCGGCGTTCAGACCCGGCATCAGTTTCTTTACTTTTGCCAGATAGATGTCTCCGACAGCGTAGGCGATGTTGCGCGACTCCTTTTGCAGGGAGACGAGCCTTGAGTCCTCAAGCAAGGCAATGGATACCTCGCTGGGCTGGACGTCTACGATAAGTTCACTCTTCATTAGTCGGTTGTGATCTGTAGATAGATTAATTGTATGTTTCAGAGGGGAGTAGAGACACCGGAGAAATCCGGCGGTGGAGCTGTGGAGATACGACAAACAACGCAAAGAACAAACCTTGTTTGAGGGCTTTGTAGTTGAACGCGCCTGTCAAGAGTTTGTCCTTTGTGTTATTTACGCAGCTACGCAAGAAGTTGCAGGTCAAGCCTGCTTATTTCTTCTTGTGACGGTTTTTGCGAAGGCGTTTTTTACGCTTGTGGGTGGCCATCTTGTGGCCTTTTCTTTTCTTTCCGCTGGGCATAGTAGGGAGGTATTATGTATTGTTAGACAATAGTTTTTTATTATTTCAGATCCTTTACCTCTTCCATGAACACCTTTGCGGGCTTGAAAGCGGGGATGCGGTGTTCGGGGATGATAATGGTGGTGTTTTTGGAAATGTTGCGGGCTGTCTTTTCTGAACGAACCTTGGTGATGAAGCTACCGAATCCGCGAAGATATACGTTCTCGCCGTGTGAAAGAGACTCTTTCACTGTTTCCATGAACTTTTCAATGGTTTCGAGTACGTTGGCTTTGTCGATGCCGGTAGATTTCGAAATCTCGTTGACAATGTCAGCTTTAGTCATTACAATATTAATTTATAATTGGTTAATATCTTTGACGTTGCGCTTAAAGAGTGCGCACGTTTTTTGCAAGTGCAAATATCGGAACTTTTTTTGAATTATCAGCTATATTTCTACTAAAAAATTTGCTTAAAATTCACTTCCTCACCACGTTAGAGGCTAAAGACGGCAATGTAGGCCTAAAAAAGCTCTTTCAGGAGGTCAAGACGAGGGGTTATTGTCACTTTGCCGTCGACTTTCAGCGCGTCCGCTCCGGCATCTAAAAGTATCGGTCTCCATCCGGCTGCCAGCGCCCCGGCTATGTCGGTGTCGCGGTTATCGCCAATCATGACATGGAGCGAGGGGTCTGTGGCCGCTGCCTGCTGCATCGCATGGAGGTAGAGCCGAGGATCGGGTTTGTTGATGCCAATGTCGTCGCTCAGCACCATCAGGTCGACAAACCGGTCGAGGCCGGTATTGGAAAGTTTGCGGTGCTGGACATCTTTGAAACCGTTGCTCAGTACACCTATATTATAAGCGTGCGCGCGCAGGTACGCGAGGATTTCGCATGCTCCTTCGATGAGCGCAGTCTGCTCGGCCAGACGTGTGAGGTAGAGTGGGTCGAGCTGTCGGGAGAAATCTTTGAGTGAGTCTTCGTCGCCGCTCCAATGAGGGCGCAGCGGCGTGGCGAAACGGTCGAGGCGCAGAAAATCCTGTGTGATTTCCGCGCGGCTGTAACGCTCCCATAACGTGAGGTTATGACTTTCGTAGGTGTCGGTCCATTCATCGGGCGACCGGAAGAAGCGCTCAAGACCGCATTCGTCATATATGACACGTAGCGCCATGTGCGAATTCGTGTGGAAGTCGATGAGCGTGTCGTCGAGGTCAAACCATATCCATTTATATTTCATTGATTTTCCACCATTTGTATGACATGCCCGGAGTGTCGGTGACATCGCCGCCCTCATGGTCGCGCAGCAGTTTAACGGCACGCAGGGTGACCGGAGAATGAGAATCTCGTAGAATGTTTTCAGGAAAGTCTGCGTGACAATCAGAAGCCCGATTTCGTTCCATGAAAGGACTCCTGCGAAGGCTATCGGGAAAAATATGACTGAATCGACACCCTCGCCCCACAGTGACGACACTATGGCGCGGAGCGAGAAGCGGCGTCCGCCGGATGCGATTTTCATTCGCGACATGACATAGGCGTTGACCATCGAGCCGCAGAGAAATGCGATGAAACTTGCGGCGAAAATGCGTGGGACTGCGCCGAAAACAGTAGCCATAGCCTCCTGTCCGGTCCACGAATCTGCTCCGGGCAGCCAGACTCCGAGTTGAAGCAGCAGGGAGACGAGCATGTTCATGCCGAATCCGAGCCAGATGACAAGACGGGCTTTGTTGAAGCCATAGACCTCTACGATGCAGTCGTTGAGTATGTATGATATAGGGAAGACGACGATTCCGGCTGTGATGGTGAGAGGCCCGAGGTCGACAGTCTTTATTTCCATGAGGTTGCTGACGATCAGACACACACAGAATGTGACTGCGAGCAGCATGAAAGTGACAGATATTTTTACTTTGCTCATTTTCGGGTGTTTTCTTGATTGTTTATTTCTTTTAAGATAAGGTTTGCAAATTCTCTGACACAGCCTTCCCCTCCTTTGAGGTTCATGACGATGATCGAGGGGATTGACCTGACTTCTTCGACAGCGTCGGCAGGACAAGCACGGAGCCCCACGGCGCTGAGAAGGTCGAAGCAGTTTATATCGTCGCCGATATATGCCACTTCATTAAGGCTGATTGACAGGCTTTCACAGATGTCGGCACATGCTGAGAGCTTACCGCCGTCGCGCTTGCCCTGAACCAGAAAATCGACTCCGAGTTTTTCGGCTCTGCGGCTTACGAGACTGGTGCTTTCACTTGTGATTATGCCCACTTTGATGCCGGCTTTCTGGAGGAGCTGAAGACCCATGCCGTCGCGTGCGTTGAATTTTTTCATAACGTCTCCGTCAGCTGTGTAATACATGCCTCCATCTGTGAGAGTACCGTCGACATCGGTTAGAAACATACGTATATTTTTCATAAACTATAAAAACTGGATATCCGGGCTTTTTTAACAGCCTTCTGTCAATGAAGTAGTCCTGAAGGTAGGTCAACTTCAATTCAGGGTTGCAAATTTACGAAAAAATAATTACATCTGCCTAAAAATCAGCAGAGGTAGCGAAAAGTCCGATTGTTGTTCCCGTGAATCCTCCTGCCGAGGACGAGGTGAATGATGCGCTGATGCCGGATGCGAGTGTGTGGATTTGTCCGTCGGCAATACGGAAGTCAAATGTGTATTTGCCGTCTTTGCATATCACTTTCAGCCCGACCGGTTTGCCGGCTGTATCGGCATTTGTCTCCGACAGAATTTTTCCTCCCGGTTGCATGAGGCGTATATGACCTGGGCTGACTGCGAAGAATATCTGACGCTG is part of the Duncaniella dubosii genome and encodes:
- a CDS encoding HU family DNA-binding protein, yielding MTKADIVNEISKSTGIDKANVLETIEKFMETVKESLSHGENVYLRGFGSFITKVRSEKTARNISKNTTIIIPEHRIPAFKPAKVFMEEVKDLK
- a CDS encoding HAD family hydrolase → MRAAMSPTLRACHTNGGKSMKYKWIWFDLDDTLIDFHTNSHMALRVIYDECGLERFFRSPDEWTDTYESHNLTLWERYSRAEITQDFLRLDRFATPLRPHWSGDEDSLKDFSRQLDPLYLTRLAEQTALIEGACEILAYLRAHAYNIGVLSNGFKDVQHRKLSNTGLDRFVDLMVLSDDIGINKPDPRLYLHAMQQAAATDPSLHVMIGDNRDTDIAGALAAGWRPILLDAGADALKVDGKVTITPRLDLLKELF
- a CDS encoding aldose epimerase family protein → MLPHVAALGAGLMIIAGSCSRQNEATLTESGLDPAKFAGEYNGKPTALYTLANSNGMEACITNFGGRIVSLMVPDRDGQPRDVVLGFDSIAAYFPENNQTDFSAAIGRYANRINQGRFVIDGDTIQLPTNNFGHCLHGGPTGWQYQVYDAEQPNDSTVVLTMHSPDGDNNFPGNVTAKVTYTLTSDNRLDIAYEAVTDKPTVINMTNHAYFNLNGDPLQSITDNELYVNASTYTPVDSTYMTTGEILPVAGTPMDFTSLRVIGERINETDFEQIRNGNGYDHNWVLDTKNDINVPAATLQSPSTGIVLDVYTDEPGIQVYSGNFLDGTVTGKNNKVYNQRTGICLETQHYPDSPNKPEWPSTVLRPGETYKSHTVFAFSTDKK
- a CDS encoding Rne/Rng family ribonuclease, with the protein product MKSELIVDVQPSEVSIALLEDSRLVSLQKESRNIAYAVGDIYLAKVKKLMPGLNAAFVNVGYEKDAFLHYLDLGSQFSTYSSFLKDAIVDKKNDITVPKIKRLPDIDKHGSITNVLQPGQELMVQIVKEPISSKGPRLTTEITFTGRYMVLIPFGDKISISQKIKTTEEKLRLRQLIESIKPKNFGVIIRTSAEGKSVRELHHELKTLLRCWDETVAKARSATAPALIFEEESRIVGMLRDVFSPTFESIHVNDKEIFSQISKYVNLISPESKDIVKLYEDSAPIFDHFNITRQIKSSFGKTVSFKSGAYVIIEHTEALHVIDVNSGNRSKAAPDQESNALEVNLRAADEIARQLRLRDMGGIIVIDFIDMNKAEHRQKLYEHMREVMANDRARHNILPLSKFGLMQITRQRVRPALDIDTTEECPSCHGKGKVRPSLLFTDTLHEKLDYLVKTLKVKHFILYVHPFVSAYLKKGFPSLYRRWQLEFGFNFRIIPDESLAYLQYRVVDRDRNEIDLQEEKDMDSSATKSKSKAKNRSKED
- a CDS encoding KdsC family phosphatase; its protein translation is MKNIRMFLTDVDGTLTDGGMYYTADGDVMKKFNARDGMGLQLLQKAGIKVGIITSESTSLVSRRAEKLGVDFLVQGKRDGGKLSACADICESLSISLNEVAYIGDDINCFDLLSAVGLRACPADAVEEVRSIPSIIVMNLKGGEGCVREFANLILKEINNQENTRK